The genomic segment CCGCGACCGAACTTCATGTGATGGCGTTCCAGGGCTATATGAACGTGCGACTGGGGCGCGGTTATGTGCGGGCGATGCTCCGGTGGTTTCGAGAGCATCCCAGCGGCATCGCCATTGTGGCCTGCCTCGATGAGCAGGTGGTGGGTTACACCGTGGGCGCGCCGGTCGGCTACGATCGCGAGTTAAATCAGGCGCTATGGCGGCGGGCGCTCGCCAGTCTCGCCATGCGTCCGACGCTACTGTTGCATCGCGACATTCTGGCTCGCATCCGCCTGCGGATGCGGGCGCTATTGGGCACGGGCGCGCCGGCCAGCGCGCCGGCTGAACTAGCGGATTGGATGGGGGCGGACATTCACTCGCTGGTCGGCATCGGGGTGGCGCCCGCAGCGCAAGGTCAACGCATCGGTTCGCAACTGATCGCGCGCTTTGAAGTGCAAGCGCGGCGCCTTCGCGCGCGCGGCGTGCGACTCTCTGTGTATGAGACGAACTTGCAGGCGCATCGCGCCTACGAACGTGCGGGATGGCGCCCCATTCTGTGTCCTGGGCTGAACTATCGGTACTACGTCAAATCGTTATAACTGCGGCGTGGTTTCAGTCTCTGCGGCCAGCCAGAATTCTGCCACCGTGAACCTCGCGCGCTATTTTCACACGCTCCGCCATTT from the Pirellulales bacterium genome contains:
- a CDS encoding GNAT family N-acetyltransferase → MDSQTVASVGSCPQVVVRPMTDSDLDTATELHVMAFQGYMNVRLGRGYVRAMLRWFREHPSGIAIVACLDEQVVGYTVGAPVGYDRELNQALWRRALASLAMRPTLLLHRDILARIRLRMRALLGTGAPASAPAELADWMGADIHSLVGIGVAPAAQGQRIGSQLIARFEVQARRLRARGVRLSVYETNLQAHRAYERAGWRPILCPGLNYRYYVKSL